One part of the Humulus lupulus chromosome 9, drHumLupu1.1, whole genome shotgun sequence genome encodes these proteins:
- the LOC133800760 gene encoding putative dynamin-related protein 4A, whose protein sequence is MKSKRKRTAAVLYNKPTTITTASDLSHQENLAKKEGDDYGSGELVLVAPPIASSYNDRIRPVLDAVDKLRNLAVMEEGVQLPTIVVVGDQSSGKSSVIQSLAGINLPRGQGICTRVPLIMRLQNHSSPLPELFLEYDKKVVRTDEEHVSQAINKATQVIGGPGKKISKTPLTLVVKKKGIPDLTMVDLPGITRVPVHGQPENIYDQIKDIIMEYIKPEESIILNVLSATVDFPTCESIRMSQSVDKTGERTLAVVTKSDKSP, encoded by the coding sequence ATGAAGAGTAAGAGAAAGCGTACCGCTGCAGTGTTATACAACAAGCCTACTACTATCACCACTGCTTCTGATCTCAGTCACCAAGAAAACTTAGCTAAGAAAGAAGGTGACGATTATGGCAGTGGTGAGTTAGTCCTCGTTGCACCACCAATAGCTTCCTCCTACAACGACAGGATTCGTCCCGTGCTCGATGCAGTCGACAAGCTCCGAAACCTTGCTGTCATGGAGGAAGGAGTACAGCTTCCCACCATCGTCGTTGTCGGAGACCAGTCCTCCGGCAAGTCCTCCGTGATCCAGTCACTCGCTGGGATCAATCTTCCTCGTGGCCAAGGCATTTGCACCAGGGTACCTCTCATCATGAGACTCCAAAACCACTCGAGTCCTCTGCCGGAGCTTTTCTTGGAGTACGACAAGAAAGTCGTTCGGACTGACGAGGAACATGTCTCACAAGCCATAAACAAGGCGACTCAAGTGATTGGCGGACCTGGTAAGAAAATATCTAAAACCCCTTTGACTCTCGTGGTGAAGAAGAAAGGGATTCCTGACTTGACCATGGTTGACCTTCCTGGGATCACCAGAGTCCCCGTTCACGGCCAGCCAGAAAATATATACGATCAAATCAAAGATATCATAATGGAATATATAAAACCAGAAGAGAGTATCATACTGAATGTGTTGTCTGCAACGGTTGACTTTCCCACGTGTGAGTCGATTCGAATGTCACAGAGCGTTGACAAAACCGGAGAGAGGACTCTAGCCGTAGTCACCAAGTCAGATAAGTCACCCTAA
- the LOC133802066 gene encoding dynamin-related protein 4C-like, protein MEIQARSIARNLPDIVKKINYKLSHNISEFKTLSKAMSSMAEAMSAFMRVIGQVKESLRKILLRGEFDEYPNDKKMHCKARLVEILNDFLCDLKECPQSNPTRDFLMDEIKYLEEAKEISLPNFFSRTIFLSILQEKVNGISSIPTDFVETLWSYIEEVMMTVLMSHVQNYYQLQLSAKRAGLNLIEKMKENSMKWVSEVVEMEKLTDYTCNPEFEIEYKKLMAQKDAFMRNVYSCNSMNIEGLGLVDLVNPSKSPHLLPQAFDLRMKMVAYWNIVLTRFVDSMALHLQLSVHKLVNDHLERELVAQMMAPDGNGLEKMMDESPLVATKRAKLDGSINKLKECKEILAKIMDRTATTSCVRSEVGERRAVVIDSVAYGD, encoded by the exons ATGGAGATTCAAGCCAGGAGTATTGCTCGAAACTTACCTGACATTGTTAAGAAGATCAATTATAAGTTGAGCCATAATATTTCCGAGTTCAAAACACTCTCCAAGGCCATGTCTTCCATGGCTGAAGCCATGAGTGCTTTCATGAGGGTCattgggcaagtcaaggagtcACTAAGGAAAATTCTGTTGAGAGGAGAGTTTGACGAGTACCCAAATGATAAGAAGATGCATTGTAAAGCTCGGTTGGTTGAGATTCTTAATGACTTTTTGTGTGATCTTAAAGAATGTCCTCAAAGCAATCCAACTCGTGATTTTTTGATGGATGAGATCAAGTACTTGGAAGAAGCCAAAGAGATTTCTCTTCCCAACTTCTTTTCCCGGACTATATTTCTCTCTATATTACAAGAAAAGGTAAATGGGATTTCGAGTATTCCTACAGATTTTGTGGAAACGCTATGGAGTTACATAGAGGAGGTGATGATGACTGTTCTGATGAGCCATGTCCAAAACTATTACCAGCTTCAACTCTCAGCCAAAAGAGCAGGGCTTAATCTGATAGAGAAGATGAAAGAGAACTCTATGAAGTGGGTTTCGGAGGTTGTGGAGATGGAGAAATTGACTGATTATACTTGTAACCCGGAGTTCGAAATTGAATATAAGAAGCTCATGGCTCAAAAAGATGCATTCATGAGAAATGTCTATTCCTGCAATTCTATGAACATTGAAGGTCTTGGCTTGGTTGACTTGGTGAATCCAAGCAAATCTCCACATCTATTACCTCAAGCTTTTGACTTGAGGATGAAAATGGTGGCTTACTGGAATATTGTGCTGACAAGGTTTGTTGACTCCATGGCTCTGCATTTGCAGCTGAGTGTTCACAAGCTGGTGAATGACCATTTGGAAAGAGAGCTTGTAGCCCAAATGATGGCTCCTGATGGAAATGGGCTGGAGAAAATGATGGATGAGTCGCCATTGGTTGCCACTAAGCGCGCCAAGCTGGATGGCAGTATTAACAAACTCAAGGAATGCAAGGAGATTTTAGCCAAAATCATGGACAGAACTGCTACCACTAGTTGTG TAAGATCAGAAGTAGGGGAGAGGAGGGCAGTGGTCATAGACAGTGTTGCTTATGGAGATTAG